From the Accumulibacter sp. genome, one window contains:
- a CDS encoding GntP family permease codes for MGLLGILLGLGLLVWLAFRGWSVLGLAPIAALVAAAFAGDPLLANWTQTFMGAAAGFIAQFFPLFLLGALFGKLMDDSGSVTAIAHCMTERLGPHRAILAVVLAGALVTYGGVSVFVAMFVLAPMGQALFRAAHVPNRLLPAAVMLGTATFTMSALPGTPAIQNAIPMPFFGTTPFAAPGLGFMAAAIMLGFGLWWLTRAESAARRAGEGFASAIGSASQAAHDPVVRERATASHEFDPAEVEHGARSAQLPGFGVALLPLVVVITVNLTMSLLVLPRLDTSYLAELRWGETSLASVGGVWSVIVALAAAIVVLYLCNRGRLLALRETVDAGLNASALPVLSVASLVGFGAVVASLPAFAAVRDWVLGIEGGPLVGLALATNVLSALTGSASGGLTIALGALGETYMQLAATHGIDPALMHRVAVIGAATLDSLPHNGAVVTLLAVCGATHRQSYLDIVMVAIVGALLALAAVIAVGSTVGSF; via the coding sequence ATGGGTCTGCTCGGCATCCTGCTCGGTCTCGGACTGCTCGTCTGGCTGGCTTTTCGCGGCTGGAGCGTGCTCGGGCTGGCGCCCATCGCCGCGCTGGTCGCGGCGGCTTTCGCCGGCGATCCGCTCCTCGCCAACTGGACCCAGACCTTCATGGGGGCGGCCGCGGGTTTCATCGCGCAGTTCTTTCCGCTGTTCCTGCTCGGCGCATTGTTTGGCAAGCTGATGGACGACAGTGGCTCGGTCACCGCCATTGCGCATTGCATGACCGAGCGGCTCGGGCCACACCGTGCCATCCTCGCCGTCGTCCTCGCTGGCGCATTGGTCACCTACGGCGGCGTCAGCGTGTTCGTCGCGATGTTCGTCCTCGCACCCATGGGCCAGGCCCTGTTCCGCGCCGCCCACGTGCCGAATCGGCTGCTGCCGGCGGCCGTGATGCTCGGCACCGCCACCTTCACGATGTCGGCCCTGCCGGGTACGCCGGCGATCCAGAATGCGATCCCGATGCCGTTCTTCGGCACCACGCCGTTCGCGGCGCCCGGCCTCGGCTTCATGGCGGCCGCCATCATGCTGGGCTTCGGCCTTTGGTGGCTGACGCGCGCCGAGTCGGCCGCGCGCCGCGCCGGCGAAGGCTTCGCCAGCGCGATCGGCTCGGCCTCGCAGGCCGCGCATGATCCAGTGGTGCGCGAGCGCGCCACGGCGTCGCACGAATTCGATCCCGCAGAGGTCGAGCACGGCGCGCGCAGTGCGCAATTGCCGGGCTTCGGCGTTGCCCTGTTGCCGCTCGTCGTCGTCATCACGGTCAACCTGACGATGTCGCTGCTGGTGCTGCCGCGCCTCGACACGAGCTACCTGGCGGAACTGCGCTGGGGCGAAACCTCGCTGGCGAGCGTCGGCGGCGTCTGGTCGGTGATCGTCGCGCTGGCGGCGGCGATCGTCGTGCTCTACCTGTGCAACCGCGGTCGTCTGCTGGCGCTGCGCGAGACCGTGGACGCCGGCCTGAATGCTTCGGCGCTGCCGGTGCTGAGTGTTGCCAGTCTGGTCGGCTTCGGCGCGGTGGTGGCGTCGCTGCCCGCCTTCGCGGCCGTGCGTGACTGGGTGCTGGGCATCGAGGGCGGCCCGCTGGTCGGTCTGGCGCTCGCCACCAACGTGCTCTCGGCACTCACCGGTTCGGCCTCGGGCGGCCTGACGATTGCCCTCGGCGCCCTCGGCGAAACCTACATGCAACTCGCTGCGACGCATGGCATCGACCCGGCACTGATGCACCGCGTGGCGGTGATCGGCGCCGCCACGCTCGACAGCCTGCCGCACAACGGCGCCGTCGTGACCTTGCTCGCCGTCTGCGGCGCCACGCACCGGCAAAGCTACCTCGACATCGTCATGGTCGCCATTGTCGGCGCCTTGCTGGCGCTCGCTGCGGTCATTGCCGTGGGCTCGACAGTCGGTTCGTTCTAG
- a CDS encoding SLC13 family permease — protein MIYFAALVVLATLIAMASGRVPAVLALAAAICVAGVTGLAPVPNLLAGLSNGGIITVAAMLVIAKGIVHTGAVSRVTWALLSTVSSAQHAVRRLALPISVGSGLMNTTPIVAMLVPAAKELEQNRGINAREVLLPVAHITTLAGSVTLIGTSSNLLIAGIAAPAGVDMTMLSFAPVALPVAIVGAVIVYLTAPLMLRGQGETVVAARDWRVEIPVSGKALAIGRVAADFGIDQTQQYALDAIRRWDTDLDPSAPIEAGDTLVFSATEGGVTTLWGSPLFGLAEQRLYRVSVGSGANGTVRDFETDGGIRVIAARTSIPLRDTEVRPGATAFVTTPRKSLLVDQPDVAIFEKAAGLSPQPAKTAFALAILVAVIVSASFGLVAVELASLTGAVLMVVTGILTPKSAVRALDWNVLFILVGSVALGAIVVESGLAAVLADVIGRLAGGSMLLVVIVFALTTAIVTNLVTNAAAASILTPVAIGIASELGINPVALLALIGTCISFTFINPFSHQSNLMVMQPGGYTSASFARFGIPLVAGSLVTVVVVTYLLLHLQMRL, from the coding sequence ATGATCTACTTTGCCGCTCTGGTCGTACTCGCGACCCTCATCGCCATGGCCTCGGGGCGGGTTCCTGCCGTCCTTGCCCTGGCTGCGGCGATCTGCGTCGCGGGCGTCACCGGTTTGGCCCCGGTGCCGAACCTCCTCGCCGGATTGAGCAACGGCGGCATCATCACGGTGGCGGCAATGCTCGTCATCGCCAAGGGCATCGTCCATACCGGGGCGGTGTCGCGCGTCACCTGGGCACTTCTGTCGACCGTCAGCAGCGCGCAGCACGCCGTGCGTCGCCTGGCGCTGCCGATCAGTGTCGGATCCGGCCTGATGAACACCACCCCGATCGTTGCCATGCTCGTTCCGGCGGCCAAGGAACTCGAGCAGAACCGCGGCATCAACGCTCGTGAGGTGCTGCTGCCCGTCGCGCACATCACGACCCTGGCCGGCTCGGTGACGTTGATCGGCACCAGTTCGAACCTGCTCATCGCCGGCATCGCCGCGCCAGCAGGAGTCGACATGACGATGCTGTCGTTCGCCCCGGTGGCCTTGCCGGTTGCCATCGTCGGCGCGGTGATCGTCTATCTGACCGCGCCGCTGATGCTGCGCGGTCAGGGCGAAACGGTCGTCGCGGCCCGCGACTGGCGCGTCGAAATCCCGGTCTCGGGCAAGGCGCTGGCGATTGGTCGCGTGGCCGCGGATTTCGGGATCGACCAGACGCAGCAATATGCCCTCGATGCGATCCGGCGCTGGGACACTGACCTCGATCCGTCGGCGCCGATCGAGGCTGGCGACACCCTGGTCTTCTCGGCGACCGAGGGCGGCGTCACCACCCTGTGGGGCAGCCCGCTCTTCGGCTTGGCCGAACAGCGTCTCTACCGGGTGTCGGTTGGCTCGGGCGCCAACGGGACGGTGCGCGACTTCGAGACCGACGGCGGTATCCGGGTAATCGCTGCGCGGACCAGCATCCCGTTGCGCGACACCGAGGTGCGCCCCGGCGCCACCGCCTTCGTCACCACCCCGCGCAAGTCCCTGCTGGTCGACCAGCCGGATGTGGCGATTTTCGAGAAGGCCGCCGGCCTGAGCCCGCAACCGGCGAAGACCGCGTTCGCTCTGGCCATCCTCGTCGCGGTCATCGTTTCGGCGTCCTTCGGACTGGTTGCGGTCGAGCTCGCCTCACTGACCGGGGCCGTCCTCATGGTGGTCACCGGCATCCTGACGCCGAAGTCCGCCGTGCGCGCCCTCGACTGGAACGTGTTGTTCATTCTCGTCGGTTCGGTGGCGCTCGGCGCCATCGTCGTCGAGAGCGGACTGGCCGCCGTCCTCGCCGACGTAATCGGACGCCTCGCGGGAGGCAGCATGCTGCTCGTCGTCATCGTCTTCGCGCTGACGACGGCGATCGTCACCAACCTCGTCACCAATGCCGCTGCTGCGTCGATCCTGACGCCGGTGGCGATCGGCATCGCCAGTGAACTCGGCATCAACCCGGTGGCACTGCTGGCGCTGATCGGGACGTGCATCTCGTTCACCTTCATCAACCCGTTCAGCCATCAATCGAACCTGATGGTGATGCAGCCCGGCGGCTACACCTCGGCCTCGTTCGCCAGGTTCGGCATCCCGCTGGTCGCCGGATCTCTGGTGACGGTCGTCGTCGTCACCTACCTGCTGCTCCACCTGCAAATGCGGCTCTAG
- a CDS encoding DUF2252 domain-containing protein, with protein MTGTETRTTSPAAAPVHDIRETVAERKAAGKAARTRAPRSALARWDEAARGHDALDTIIAQNAIRVPELLPVRHGRMVASPWNYYRGAAAVMAADLASRPHSGLLVQLCGDAHVLNFGLWATPERNLLFDLRDFDETLPGPFEWDVQRLAASLVVAAREDGIKAATADEAVVTAVEAYRERMARCAKMGELSLWYDGTHVDSLISYFTADDRGPIEVHIKKESRSRTHLGAFAKLTSMVDGRPRIDEDPPFRVAIDDEEQDALTDQLLAGYRMTLQEDRRVLFDRFTLVDVVRQVVGVGSVGMRVYLALFEGRSGSDPLFLQIKQAGPSVYESRLGRSRHDHHGARVIAGKRALQTATGIFVGWGSFQGRDYYVRQFRDMKIILDIKLLAPCLVEFAAACGETLARAHARSGDAVAISSYLGKGDQFATALCRFARLYADQNERDHAQLERAIAAGTLASAPGW; from the coding sequence ATGACGGGGACCGAAACCAGAACGACTTCGCCGGCAGCGGCGCCGGTGCACGACATCCGGGAAACCGTCGCGGAGCGAAAGGCGGCCGGCAAGGCGGCACGCACGCGGGCGCCGCGGAGCGCTCTGGCGCGCTGGGACGAGGCCGCACGCGGGCACGATGCCCTCGACACGATCATCGCCCAGAACGCGATCCGGGTCCCCGAGTTGCTCCCCGTCAGGCATGGCCGCATGGTCGCCTCGCCGTGGAACTACTACCGCGGAGCAGCTGCGGTGATGGCCGCCGATCTTGCCTCCAGGCCGCACAGCGGGCTGCTCGTGCAGCTCTGCGGCGACGCTCACGTGCTCAACTTCGGCCTCTGGGCAACGCCTGAAAGGAACCTCCTGTTCGACCTTCGCGACTTCGACGAGACCTTGCCCGGGCCTTTCGAATGGGATGTGCAGCGACTCGCCGCGAGCCTGGTGGTGGCGGCCCGCGAGGACGGGATCAAGGCGGCGACGGCGGATGAGGCGGTGGTCACGGCAGTGGAGGCGTATCGGGAGCGCATGGCGCGCTGCGCCAAGATGGGCGAACTCAGCCTCTGGTACGATGGAACGCATGTCGACAGCCTGATCAGCTACTTCACGGCGGACGACCGCGGGCCGATCGAGGTGCACATCAAGAAGGAATCCAGGAGCCGCACTCACCTCGGCGCTTTCGCCAAGCTCACCTCGATGGTCGACGGCCGGCCGCGGATCGACGAGGATCCACCCTTCCGCGTCGCCATCGATGACGAGGAGCAGGACGCGCTGACCGACCAGCTCCTCGCCGGGTACCGGATGACGCTGCAGGAGGATCGGCGCGTCCTGTTCGACCGCTTCACCCTCGTTGACGTGGTCCGCCAGGTGGTGGGGGTGGGCAGCGTCGGCATGCGCGTCTATCTGGCCCTCTTCGAGGGCCGCAGCGGCAGCGACCCGCTGTTCCTGCAGATCAAGCAGGCGGGTCCGTCGGTGTACGAGTCCCGCCTCGGCCGCAGCCGGCACGACCATCACGGGGCCCGGGTGATCGCCGGCAAGCGCGCTCTGCAGACGGCAACCGGCATCTTCGTCGGTTGGGGCTCTTTCCAGGGCAGGGATTACTATGTGCGGCAGTTCCGCGACATGAAGATCATCCTCGACATCAAGTTGCTCGCTCCCTGTCTGGTCGAGTTTGCCGCCGCCTGCGGCGAGACGCTGGCGCGGGCGCACGCCCGCTCGGGGGACGCCGTGGCGATCAGCTCGTACCTGGGCAAGGGCGACCAGTTTGCCACCGCCCTTTGCCGTTTCGCCCGCCTGTACGCCGACCAGAACGAGCGCGACCACGCGCAGCTCGAGCGCGCCATCGCCGCGGGCACGCTCGCGAGCGCGCCCGGTTGGTAG
- a CDS encoding patatin-like phospholipase family protein, with translation MNTKKVAIACQGGGTHAAFTWGVLTQILATKKAWDAEAGEQGKFDIVAISGTSAGALCALATWYGLVPNAADADCGTLDKAIERLNFLWNNFAATTPVEIAHNQMVGTLLQWKAQGMPFPGSNPYSGHGDIGLSALAMMGARSDYLGFPELLAALCPDFATIDWAAVAQAERRVLVGAIEVLSGNFEIFDSNKTLEELSLLAHPPKFDQYDSTRWRMRRAFSLEGVAASGTLPEILPAQVIGNTMFPTCEPNKVVTRNAYYWDGLYSQNPPVRDLLDAGTKAAKPDEIWVVRINPQEISPQSQKVSLEDIKDRENDLAGNLSLNQELDHILTINRWIARHGDRHPPLQGRKIVDVRTIKMRRETAWGLQHTSKFDRSAGHFARLHEEGQAVAEQWLADWRARGKDFASYPDDARYPEPA, from the coding sequence ATGAACACGAAAAAAGTCGCCATCGCCTGTCAAGGTGGCGGTACGCACGCAGCATTCACCTGGGGCGTCCTGACGCAGATCCTGGCAACCAAGAAGGCGTGGGACGCCGAGGCGGGAGAGCAAGGAAAGTTCGACATCGTTGCCATCAGCGGCACCTCTGCCGGAGCGCTTTGCGCCCTGGCCACCTGGTACGGACTCGTCCCGAACGCCGCCGACGCCGACTGCGGCACGCTCGACAAGGCGATCGAGCGGCTGAATTTCCTCTGGAACAACTTCGCTGCGACGACGCCGGTGGAGATCGCCCACAACCAGATGGTCGGCACGCTGCTGCAGTGGAAGGCGCAGGGCATGCCGTTCCCGGGATCGAATCCCTACTCCGGGCATGGCGATATCGGCCTGTCGGCGCTGGCGATGATGGGTGCGCGCAGCGATTACCTGGGTTTTCCGGAACTGCTCGCCGCGCTCTGTCCGGATTTCGCGACGATCGACTGGGCGGCAGTGGCGCAGGCCGAGCGGCGAGTGCTGGTCGGCGCGATCGAGGTGCTCAGCGGCAACTTCGAGATCTTCGATTCCAACAAGACGCTCGAGGAACTCAGTCTGCTGGCCCACCCACCGAAGTTCGATCAATACGACAGCACGCGCTGGCGCATGCGCCGGGCGTTCTCGCTCGAGGGTGTGGCTGCGTCGGGGACGCTGCCCGAGATCCTGCCGGCGCAGGTCATCGGCAACACGATGTTCCCCACTTGCGAACCGAACAAGGTCGTGACGCGAAACGCCTACTACTGGGACGGCCTGTATTCGCAGAACCCTCCCGTTCGTGACCTCCTGGACGCCGGGACAAAGGCAGCAAAGCCTGACGAAATCTGGGTCGTGCGCATCAACCCGCAGGAGATCTCACCGCAATCGCAGAAGGTCAGCCTCGAGGACATCAAGGATCGGGAGAACGACCTCGCCGGCAATCTCTCGCTGAATCAGGAACTCGACCACATCCTGACGATCAATCGCTGGATCGCGCGACATGGCGATCGCCATCCGCCGCTGCAGGGCCGGAAGATCGTCGACGTGCGGACGATCAAGATGCGGCGCGAAACCGCCTGGGGTCTCCAGCACACGTCGAAATTCGACCGCAGTGCTGGCCATTTCGCCAGGCTGCACGAGGAAGGGCAGGCGGTTGCCGAACAGTGGCTGGCGGACTGGCGCGCACGCGGCAAGGACTTCGCCTCGTATCCGGACGATGCCCGTTACCCGGAGCCCGCCTGA
- a CDS encoding efflux RND transporter periplasmic adaptor subunit — MKVLLPLAALALLAGCQRADEALQPEIRPVRAITIESRAASGMASLTGVVQAQTEINESFRIDGRLVERTVDIGDSVKPGQLIARLDPQNEESSLQAARAQLAAARAQLVEARSNHARMRELVAEDAVSRASFDQAVAVLKTTESQVEAVQSQVSLAENRLSYTRLMANVAGVVTARGPEPGEVVSAGRMIVQVAREGARDAVFDVPGRIKDIAPKNPEITVALADDPRVTAAGRVREVAPRADPVTGTFAVRVRLIDPPPAMRLGSTVTGKMQLPEALAIEVPASALVRADGKVAVWVVDKASSTVSLRNVQLGGGDANTVQVAAGLNPGDVVVTAGVQALRPGQKVRVPEARP; from the coding sequence ATGAAAGTCTTGCTGCCGCTCGCTGCACTGGCGCTGCTGGCGGGCTGTCAGCGCGCTGACGAAGCCTTGCAGCCGGAGATTCGCCCGGTGCGTGCAATCACCATCGAGAGCCGTGCCGCAAGCGGGATGGCCTCGCTGACCGGCGTCGTGCAGGCGCAGACCGAGATCAACGAGTCCTTCCGCATCGACGGCAGGCTGGTCGAGCGGACGGTGGACATCGGCGACAGCGTCAAGCCCGGCCAACTCATTGCGCGACTCGATCCGCAGAACGAGGAAAGCAGCCTGCAGGCGGCGCGTGCGCAGTTGGCGGCAGCAAGGGCTCAGTTGGTCGAGGCGCGCAGCAATCATGCGCGCATGCGCGAGCTGGTCGCCGAGGACGCCGTCTCGCGCGCCTCGTTCGACCAGGCCGTGGCCGTCCTGAAGACCACCGAGTCGCAGGTCGAGGCGGTACAGTCACAGGTCAGCCTGGCGGAGAACCGTTTGAGTTATACCCGCCTGATGGCCAACGTGGCCGGCGTCGTGACGGCGCGCGGACCGGAGCCCGGCGAAGTCGTTTCGGCCGGACGGATGATCGTGCAGGTGGCGCGCGAGGGCGCGCGCGACGCCGTGTTCGACGTGCCGGGCCGGATCAAGGACATCGCACCGAAGAATCCGGAGATCACCGTGGCGCTGGCCGACGACCCGCGGGTGACGGCTGCCGGCCGGGTACGGGAAGTCGCGCCGCGCGCGGATCCGGTGACCGGCACCTTCGCCGTGCGTGTACGCCTGATCGACCCACCACCGGCCATGCGCCTGGGCAGCACCGTTACCGGCAAGATGCAGCTGCCCGAGGCGCTGGCCATCGAGGTGCCGGCATCGGCGCTGGTGCGTGCCGATGGCAAGGTCGCGGTCTGGGTGGTCGACAAGGCGTCAAGCACCGTATCGTTGCGCAACGTCCAGCTCGGCGGGGGCGACGCCAACACCGTGCAGGTGGCGGCGGGGCTGAACCCGGGCGACGTCGTCGTCACCGCCGGCGTGCAGGCACTGCGCCCGGGCCAGAAGGTACGCGTGCCGGAGGCCCGCCCGTGA
- a CDS encoding mechanosensitive ion channel family protein has translation MRFPFLPFALCRWSTGCRQTFRRPLRHAWFALGTPLLWLMVAVAAARAQVVTVGADSPAAQADVLLQAPALRSADIPARADADEQDILAIVRRAQVPDAARRYEEALARHTAAIRKLEERSGRSDLAVLSVRRLESLQRHWLLYERSLAQTRADLARTINARSEDVSELASRRAVWQATEQSAGLPPALRERVEEMVAHIDDAEKLVSLPLATLLALGRTGGALATHVQQGVVALSGMVEDQDRRLVSMDTPPLWLALRDAGSREPVTSGLTRSLDIERAFASSYDAANLRWLPALAAGAVLLLPAMVWLRHRARALVASGQATEPSMRALSRPWAAWLLLVLIGAVVYDIQGPIFRQQAVMLLAWIPVLALVQRRVLASVGPWAYSSALFYCLNTMASMLLGDQLLYRSVLLALNLLMLLTLSWRMLRARRRAADEDGPLPVWALTLLGCVAGGVLFVSAASNVLGNISLATMLTGALLDSSYAALALYAGSTVLVALFQVAIPRAALARVAGRHSASLIPLAARLGRTLMVLAWLIYALQSFRLYRPLSSALLTLLTHEFQLGLLSISLGSLAAFSLAIWAAFWLARTIRLLLAEDLLPALSLPRGVGDSISTLSYYGILFIGLLLALAMAGFQVGQLALIFGALGVGIGFGLQDVVKNFVAGLILMFERPIRLGDVVDVAGMSGKVRDIGMRATTITTFDGAEVVVPNGMLLADKLVNWTLSGSNRRIHVGVSTGYGVRPAQTIELLVRIARAVEGIASSPAPIAVLTGLTPGALEYSVRAWTKPGSDWVVVHSDLSVAIRDGLAEAGVEVPLPQRELHLRSAPGALVPAAAADR, from the coding sequence ATGCGATTCCCATTCCTTCCGTTCGCACTCTGCCGCTGGTCGACAGGCTGCCGCCAGACGTTTCGCCGGCCGCTGCGCCATGCCTGGTTTGCCCTTGGCACGCCGCTGCTGTGGCTCATGGTCGCGGTGGCAGCCGCTCGCGCGCAGGTGGTCACCGTCGGCGCCGACAGCCCTGCGGCGCAGGCCGACGTCCTGCTGCAGGCGCCGGCCCTCCGGTCGGCCGACATCCCTGCTCGCGCCGACGCCGACGAGCAGGATATCCTGGCCATCGTGCGCCGCGCGCAGGTGCCGGATGCCGCCCGGCGCTACGAAGAAGCTCTCGCGCGCCACACCGCAGCCATCCGGAAACTCGAGGAACGCTCCGGCAGGAGCGACCTGGCGGTGTTGTCGGTGCGCCGGCTGGAGAGCCTGCAGCGCCACTGGCTGCTCTACGAGCGATCCCTCGCCCAGACGCGTGCGGATCTGGCGCGCACGATCAACGCCCGCTCCGAGGACGTGTCCGAACTGGCGAGCCGCCGGGCGGTCTGGCAGGCCACCGAGCAGAGCGCGGGTCTGCCGCCCGCCCTGCGCGAACGCGTCGAGGAGATGGTTGCCCACATCGACGACGCGGAAAAGCTCGTTTCGCTGCCACTCGCCACCCTGCTCGCTCTCGGGCGAACCGGTGGCGCGCTGGCCACCCACGTGCAGCAGGGCGTCGTCGCGCTGTCTGGAATGGTCGAGGACCAGGACCGGCGGCTGGTGAGCATGGATACGCCGCCGCTGTGGCTGGCGCTGCGCGACGCCGGGTCGCGCGAGCCGGTGACCTCTGGTCTGACCCGTAGCCTCGATATCGAGCGTGCCTTCGCCAGCAGTTACGACGCTGCCAACCTGCGCTGGCTGCCGGCCCTCGCGGCCGGCGCCGTGCTGCTGCTGCCGGCGATGGTCTGGCTGCGGCATCGCGCCCGCGCGCTGGTGGCGAGCGGGCAGGCCACCGAGCCATCGATGCGCGCGCTCTCGCGACCGTGGGCGGCATGGTTGCTGCTCGTCCTGATCGGTGCCGTCGTCTACGACATCCAGGGGCCGATCTTTCGCCAGCAGGCGGTGATGCTGCTCGCCTGGATTCCGGTGCTGGCGCTCGTCCAGCGCCGCGTGCTGGCCAGCGTCGGCCCGTGGGCCTATTCCAGCGCGCTGTTCTATTGTCTCAACACCATGGCCTCGATGCTGCTCGGCGATCAGTTGCTGTACCGCAGCGTCCTCCTCGCCCTGAACCTGCTGATGTTGCTGACCCTGTCCTGGCGCATGCTGCGCGCGCGCCGCCGTGCTGCCGACGAGGACGGGCCGCTGCCCGTCTGGGCGCTGACTCTGCTTGGCTGCGTCGCCGGCGGCGTGCTGTTCGTATCGGCGGCGTCCAACGTCCTCGGCAACATCTCGTTGGCGACGATGCTCACCGGCGCGCTGCTTGACAGCAGCTATGCCGCGCTGGCGCTGTACGCCGGCAGCACGGTCCTGGTGGCCCTGTTCCAGGTAGCGATTCCCCGCGCGGCGCTGGCGCGCGTCGCCGGGCGCCATTCCGCTTCGCTGATCCCGCTTGCAGCCCGTCTCGGTCGTACACTGATGGTGCTGGCCTGGCTGATCTACGCGTTGCAGTCGTTTCGCCTCTACCGCCCGCTGTCGAGTGCGCTGCTGACGCTGCTCACGCACGAATTCCAGCTGGGCCTGCTGTCGATCAGCCTGGGTAGCCTCGCGGCATTTTCGCTGGCGATCTGGGCCGCCTTCTGGCTGGCCAGGACGATCCGCCTGCTGCTCGCCGAAGATCTGCTGCCGGCCCTGTCCTTGCCGCGCGGGGTGGGTGACAGCATCTCGACGCTGAGCTACTACGGCATCCTCTTCATCGGCCTGCTGCTGGCTCTGGCCATGGCCGGCTTCCAGGTAGGGCAACTCGCCCTCATCTTCGGCGCCCTCGGTGTCGGTATCGGTTTCGGCCTGCAGGACGTGGTGAAGAACTTCGTCGCCGGGCTGATACTGATGTTCGAGCGACCGATCCGGCTGGGCGACGTGGTCGATGTCGCCGGGATGAGCGGCAAGGTGCGCGACATCGGCATGCGCGCGACGACCATCACCACCTTCGATGGCGCCGAGGTGGTGGTGCCGAACGGCATGCTGCTGGCCGACAAGCTGGTGAACTGGACGCTCAGCGGCAGCAACCGGCGCATCCACGTCGGGGTCAGCACGGGCTACGGCGTGCGCCCTGCACAGACCATCGAACTGCTGGTGCGCATCGCGCGTGCTGTCGAGGGGATCGCCTCGTCGCCCGCCCCGATCGCCGTCCTGACCGGCCTGACGCCGGGTGCGCTCGAGTACAGCGTACGCGCGTGGACCAAACCGGGTTCCGACTGGGTGGTGGTGCACAGCGACCTGTCCGTGGCGATTCGCGACGGTCTGGCGGAGGCCGGCGTCGAGGTGCCCCTGCCGCAACGCGAACTGCACCTGCGGAGCGCGCCCGGAGCACTCGTGCCGGCGGCGGCTGCGGATCGCTAG
- a CDS encoding YihY/virulence factor BrkB family protein has product MKFRDILDLFKAAAVNWVDDYAQSMGAALAFYTMFSIAPLLLIVISIAGFFFGEQAARGEILAQLQGLLGTPGALAVQALLESAGRPAESAMAAIFGLIFLFIGATSVFAELQDALDRIWRAPQRARTSGIWRLLRARLLSFGMILGIGFLLTVSLAFSAGLAALSKWLDPDTRGWATIENTSEVSLGLMLATAVFAMIYKTMPRVRIHWNDVWVGAIVTSLLFIAGKALIGAYIGRSGVSSHFGVSASLIVVLLWVYYSAQIFLFGAEFTWVYSHRFGSRKGQALSSHAEALREGDGEPATGH; this is encoded by the coding sequence GTGAAGTTCCGGGACATCCTGGATCTCTTCAAGGCGGCTGCCGTGAACTGGGTCGATGACTACGCCCAAAGCATGGGAGCGGCTCTGGCCTTCTACACGATGTTTTCGATTGCTCCCCTGTTGCTGATCGTGATTTCGATCGCCGGGTTCTTTTTCGGCGAGCAGGCCGCGCGCGGTGAAATCCTTGCGCAACTGCAGGGATTGCTGGGGACACCTGGAGCGCTGGCCGTGCAGGCTCTGCTGGAAAGCGCGGGCAGGCCCGCCGAAAGCGCCATGGCAGCAATTTTCGGATTGATCTTTCTCTTCATTGGCGCGACATCGGTCTTCGCCGAGTTGCAGGACGCGCTCGATCGCATCTGGCGCGCACCGCAAAGGGCAAGAACGTCCGGGATCTGGAGGCTGCTGCGCGCCCGTCTGCTGTCTTTCGGGATGATTCTCGGAATCGGCTTCCTGCTCACCGTTTCGCTCGCTTTCAGTGCGGGCCTGGCCGCCTTGAGCAAATGGCTTGATCCGGATACCAGAGGTTGGGCGACGATCGAGAACACGAGCGAGGTCTCACTCGGCCTCATGCTGGCGACGGCGGTTTTTGCGATGATCTACAAGACCATGCCGCGCGTCCGGATCCACTGGAACGATGTCTGGGTCGGCGCGATCGTCACATCACTCCTGTTCATCGCCGGCAAGGCGCTGATCGGTGCCTACATCGGGAGAAGCGGCGTTTCATCCCATTTCGGCGTTTCGGCCTCGCTGATCGTCGTGCTGCTCTGGGTGTACTATTCCGCCCAGATCTTCCTGTTCGGCGCCGAATTCACCTGGGTCTACTCGCACCGGTTCGGCTCGCGCAAGGGGCAGGCGTTGTCCAGCCACGCCGAAGCACTCCGGGAGGGCGATGGCGAACCTGCCACCGGCCACTGA